In Arcobacter sp. F2176, a single window of DNA contains:
- a CDS encoding response regulator gives MKYLVCDDSKMARKMLIKDLKNLVGQEIEVFEATNGLEALKLYEEVSPTITFMDLTMPEMNGFDAVEKICKIDKNAKIIVVSADIQEASKVKAKENGALGFIKKPINEENLKQILLKLKVL, from the coding sequence ATGAAATATTTAGTTTGTGATGATTCTAAAATGGCAAGAAAGATGCTAATTAAGGATTTAAAAAATTTAGTTGGTCAAGAAATAGAAGTTTTTGAGGCGACTAATGGTTTAGAAGCTTTAAAACTGTATGAAGAAGTATCTCCTACTATTACTTTTATGGATTTGACAATGCCTGAAATGAATGGATTTGATGCTGTAGAAAAAATATGCAAAATTGACAAAAATGCAAAAATAATTGTAGTAAGTGCAGATATTCAAGAGGCTTCAAAAGTAAAAGCAAAAGAAAATGGAGCACTAGGATTTATTAAAAAGCCTATTAATGAAGAAAACCTTAAACAAATTCTTTTAAAACTAAAGGTTTTATAA
- a CDS encoding chemotaxis protein CheC, translating into MNDSNCFNDDQKDCLQELMNISYGSATAAIADIIGKFANLSIPKITTLSSSDFKDYIQEKVEHYPACYLVSQLIDGKLSGENLFLIDESSLKNLALEFDLNESDINEDELKDVVLEITNIISSTTSSKLAELIETDILFSPPDVKVVESAQNLEEHYHVEYNHIIIISTVIEFEVQNIHSELIMMLRDDSIGFMKSALDKIMDEI; encoded by the coding sequence ATGAACGATAGCAACTGTTTTAATGATGATCAAAAAGATTGTTTACAAGAGTTGATGAATATATCTTATGGTTCTGCAACGGCAGCCATTGCTGATATTATAGGAAAATTTGCAAATCTTAGTATTCCTAAGATTACTACTTTATCAAGTAGTGATTTTAAGGATTATATTCAAGAAAAAGTAGAACATTATCCTGCTTGTTATTTAGTTAGCCAATTAATTGACGGAAAACTTTCAGGGGAAAACCTTTTTTTAATTGATGAAAGCTCATTAAAAAATTTAGCCTTAGAATTTGATTTAAATGAATCAGATATAAATGAAGATGAATTAAAAGATGTAGTTTTAGAAATTACAAATATTATTTCTTCAACTACTTCTAGTAAACTAGCTGAACTAATAGAGACTGATATTTTATTTTCACCACCTGATGTGAAAGTTGTAGAGTCTGCACAAAATTTAGAAGAACATTATCATGTGGAATATAATCACATTATAATTATTTCTACTGTAATAGAGTTTGAAGTTCAAAATATACATAGTGAACTAATAATGATGTTAAGAGATGATTCTATTGGCTTTATGAAAAGTGCATTAGATAAAATAATGGATGAGATTTAA
- a CDS encoding GGDEF domain-containing protein → MEFLNNNIIFNTIDNGIIILDEDLNIKAWNKWLEVKTGVKASEIVNHEICEKFPYIDKKKLVRKVKSVLITKSTSFFSVEPHEYLIKIQSNSIMGKVFKYMRQDVTLVPYDLDKRLVCLYIYDHTKLHETSQRLKKSNEELKELSSKDPLTQLYNRRYFTESANTMQSLSIRNNHHISIIILDVDNFKNINDTYGHSVGDKVIVSLSRILENNCRKSDIVARFGGEEFVILLYNTSLSFAQSVAENIRQNVEDYSVDVKTGKFSFTLSLGVAQFDAQLDKDIESTINRADKALYTAKESGKNKVIVDL, encoded by the coding sequence ATGGAATTTTTAAATAATAACATCATTTTTAATACTATTGATAATGGAATAATAATTTTAGATGAAGATCTAAATATAAAAGCTTGGAATAAGTGGCTTGAAGTTAAAACAGGTGTAAAAGCAAGTGAAATAGTTAATCATGAAATTTGCGAAAAATTCCCTTATATAGATAAAAAAAAGTTAGTAAGAAAAGTAAAATCTGTACTAATAACAAAAAGTACTTCTTTTTTTAGTGTAGAGCCTCATGAGTACTTAATTAAAATTCAATCAAATAGTATTATGGGTAAAGTTTTTAAATATATGAGACAAGATGTTACTTTGGTTCCTTATGATTTAGATAAAAGATTAGTATGTTTATATATTTATGACCATACTAAACTTCATGAAACATCACAAAGATTGAAAAAATCAAATGAAGAGTTAAAAGAACTTTCAAGTAAAGACCCACTTACTCAATTATATAATAGAAGATATTTTACAGAGTCAGCTAATACTATGCAAAGTCTTTCTATCAGAAATAATCATCATATTTCAATCATTATTTTGGATGTTGATAATTTTAAAAATATAAATGATACTTATGGACACTCTGTTGGTGATAAAGTTATAGTTTCACTTTCAAGAATATTAGAAAATAACTGTAGAAAAAGTGATATTGTAGCTAGATTTGGGGGAGAAGAGTTTGTAATTCTTTTATATAATACTTCTTTATCTTTTGCCCAAAGTGTTGCAGAAAATATCAGACAAAATGTAGAAGATTATTCTGTTGATGTAAAAACAGGAAAATTTAGTTTTACACTTAGTTTAGGTGTTGCTCAATTTGATGCACAACTTGATAAAGATATTGAATCAACTATAAATAGAGCAGATAAAGCACTTTATACTGCAAAAGAGAGTGGGAAAAACAAAGTTATAGTAGATCTATAA
- a CDS encoding trimeric intracellular cation channel family protein produces MTALQIADIIGIICFTASGFLIAVHYNLDILGIVISSFLTALGGGMIRDTIANKTPYIFIDTLPVILVIATVLVSLVFKLHKIADFEGKIAFIISDAIGLVSFAITGSIIAIENDFNFVGVLILAFLTAVGGGTIRDILINRVPSILVSEFYGTVAIIVGLGMYILQLFEQRNIFNITVLFILGVLLRLLAYYKKWSLPKL; encoded by the coding sequence ATGACGGCGTTACAAATTGCAGATATTATTGGAATAATTTGTTTTACTGCTAGTGGATTTTTAATAGCTGTTCATTATAACTTAGATATTTTAGGAATAGTTATTTCTTCATTTCTAACTGCCCTTGGTGGAGGGATGATTAGAGATACAATTGCAAATAAGACTCCATATATTTTTATAGATACTCTTCCTGTAATACTTGTAATTGCTACAGTTCTTGTATCTCTTGTTTTTAAACTTCATAAAATAGCAGATTTTGAAGGGAAAATAGCCTTTATAATTTCTGATGCCATTGGCCTTGTCTCTTTTGCAATAACTGGTTCCATCATAGCTATTGAAAATGACTTCAATTTTGTAGGTGTTTTAATTTTAGCTTTTCTTACAGCTGTTGGTGGAGGAACAATTAGGGATATTCTAATAAATAGAGTACCATCAATACTTGTAAGTGAGTTTTATGGAACAGTTGCAATAATAGTTGGTTTAGGTATGTATATTTTACAATTATTTGAGCAAAGAAATATTTTTAATATTACAGTATTATTTATTTTAGGTGTTCTACTGAGATTATTAGCATATTATAAAAAGTGGTCTTTACCAAAGTTATAG
- a CDS encoding ArsS family sensor histidine kinase — protein sequence MSITKKISILFIISLILMSIIGYWIDSINSQRIDSLIKDKYLKIATEIYENIDNTNLVNQIIKEYKLKPITNNQTKEEKILYNEAHTFGSISIFHKGFDDELILHIKYLEDEYILKTQDEKNLNEKFTLNILVFLDVFVLLLIFLYIIKLLSPLKKITKEIESFSKGDLSARIKIKSNDEIGILANTFNKMANNLEELIKTREALLRDIGHELRTPIAKGKFVIEKIDDFSQKELLKKIFSDLEILTNELIELEKLNSSKLDITRFSAETLILEALDKLYINDETKINLNIEDDFKIEGDLNYLSIALKNLIDNALKYTISFPIILKAKNNTIFIENIGEKLSKGLDYYLKPFTQELAQRNGFGLGLSIVDKILNRHYLKLEYEYKNKNNIFKINFK from the coding sequence ATGAGTATAACAAAAAAGATTTCTATTTTATTTATCATAAGTCTTATTCTTATGAGTATTATTGGATATTGGATAGATAGTATAAATTCCCAAAGAATAGATAGTCTAATAAAAGACAAATATTTAAAAATAGCAACTGAGATTTATGAAAATATCGATAATACAAATTTAGTAAATCAAATAATAAAAGAATATAAACTAAAACCCATCACAAATAATCAAACAAAAGAAGAAAAAATCTTATATAATGAAGCTCACACTTTTGGCTCTATTTCTATATTTCATAAGGGTTTTGATGATGAACTTATTCTTCATATAAAATACCTTGAAGATGAATATATTCTAAAAACTCAAGATGAAAAAAATCTAAATGAAAAATTTACTCTAAACATCTTGGTTTTTCTTGATGTTTTCGTTTTACTTCTTATATTTTTATATATTATAAAACTACTCTCACCACTTAAAAAAATCACAAAAGAGATAGAGAGTTTTTCAAAGGGTGATTTAAGTGCAAGAATCAAAATCAAATCAAATGATGAAATTGGAATATTAGCAAATACTTTTAACAAAATGGCAAATAATTTAGAAGAGTTAATTAAAACAAGAGAAGCCTTACTTAGAGATATTGGACATGAACTTAGAACTCCAATTGCTAAGGGTAAGTTTGTCATAGAAAAAATTGATGATTTTTCACAAAAAGAGCTTTTAAAAAAGATATTTTCTGACTTGGAAATTTTAACAAATGAGTTAATAGAACTTGAAAAACTAAACTCATCAAAACTTGATATTACAAGATTTAGTGCTGAAACTTTGATTTTAGAGGCTTTAGATAAATTATATATAAATGATGAGACAAAAATAAATTTAAATATAGAAGATGATTTTAAAATAGAGGGTGATTTAAATTATCTTAGCATTGCTTTGAAAAACTTAATTGACAATGCCCTTAAATATACTATTTCCTTTCCTATAATTTTAAAAGCCAAAAATAATACTATTTTTATAGAAAATATAGGTGAAAAACTTTCAAAGGGATTAGATTATTATTTAAAACCTTTCACCCAAGAGTTAGCACAAAGGAATGGCTTTGGATTAGGACTTAGTATTGTTGATAAAATTTTAAATAGACATTATTTAAAATTAGAATATGAATACAAAAATAAAAACAATATTTTTAAAATCAACTTCAAATAG
- a CDS encoding response regulator transcription factor — protein MNKKVLLIEDDLQMQSLISDYLKDYHFDCISFANPKDALDEFFQNQNYCIAILDLMLPGMDGFDLFKKLKEIKDIPIIISSARGDIGNKIHGFELGVDDYLAKPYEPRELVLRIEYILKKYSSKKIEIGAFEINKENREVIVDNFPVEFTKIEFEIFIFLIENLNKISSREQILHATSLDPNTKNRTIDMHISNIRYKIGDDSKNPKYIKSVWGVGYKFVS, from the coding sequence TTGAATAAAAAAGTACTACTTATAGAAGATGATTTGCAAATGCAAAGTTTGATAAGTGATTATCTAAAAGATTATCACTTTGATTGTATTTCATTTGCAAATCCGAAAGATGCCCTTGATGAATTCTTTCAAAACCAAAATTATTGTATTGCTATATTAGATTTGATGTTACCTGGAATGGATGGCTTTGATTTATTTAAAAAATTAAAAGAGATAAAAGATATACCTATTATTATCTCATCTGCTAGGGGTGATATTGGAAATAAAATACATGGCTTTGAATTAGGAGTTGATGATTATTTAGCAAAACCATATGAACCAAGGGAGTTAGTACTTAGAATAGAGTATATTTTAAAAAAATACTCAAGTAAAAAAATAGAAATTGGTGCTTTTGAAATAAACAAAGAAAATAGAGAAGTAATAGTTGATAATTTTCCAGTTGAATTTACTAAAATAGAATTTGAGATTTTTATTTTCTTAATAGAAAACCTAAATAAAATATCTTCAAGAGAACAAATACTTCATGCCACTTCACTAGATCCAAATACAAAAAATCGAACAATAGATATGCACATTTCAAATATAAGATATAAAATCGGTGATGATTCCAAAAACCCAAAATATATAAAATCTGTTTGGGGTGTTGGTTATAAGTTTGTGAGTTAA
- a CDS encoding Spy/CpxP family protein refolding chaperone, which produces MIKLKILALLCSIIFTANLFADKYEHHEKNEEYKHHIYKNLDYLNLDKKQLSELKEVLKRYKKESKRFYKFERRKEKELTQIIKKRDFDKIAYEKILDEINQKSKKIEIENLKKIHDILDDTQKEKFSHFLKEWRIE; this is translated from the coding sequence ATGATAAAATTAAAAATATTAGCTCTTTTATGTAGTATTATTTTCACTGCTAATCTTTTTGCAGACAAGTATGAGCATCATGAAAAAAATGAAGAATATAAACATCATATTTATAAAAACTTGGATTATCTAAATCTTGACAAAAAACAATTATCTGAGTTAAAAGAGGTATTAAAAAGATATAAAAAAGAGTCTAAGAGGTTTTATAAATTTGAAAGAAGAAAAGAAAAAGAGTTAACACAAATAATAAAAAAAAGAGATTTTGATAAAATAGCTTATGAAAAAATTTTAGATGAGATTAACCAAAAATCAAAAAAAATAGAAATAGAAAATCTAAAAAAGATTCATGATATATTAGATGATACACAAAAAGAGAAATTTTCTCACTTTTTAAAGGAGTGGAGAATTGAATAA
- a CDS encoding diheme cytochrome c, with amino-acid sequence MGDLENHFGDDASLDKKDEKIILDFLVQYSAEKSTKKASFKILKSIGNKDIIAMTQTTYWKKKHEDIPKSVFLNKEVKSKANCKACHTDVEKGLIENDKIKNISSFM; translated from the coding sequence ATGGGAGATTTAGAGAATCATTTTGGGGATGATGCAAGTTTAGATAAAAAAGATGAAAAAATTATCTTAGACTTTTTAGTACAATATAGTGCTGAAAAATCTACAAAAAAAGCTAGTTTTAAAATTCTAAAGTCTATAGGAAATAAAGATATAATAGCCATGACTCAAACAACTTATTGGAAAAAGAAACATGAAGATATTCCAAAAAGTGTATTTTTAAATAAAGAAGTTAAAAGTAAAGCCAACTGTAAAGCTTGTCATACTGATGTGGAGAAAGGATTAATTGAAAATGATAAAATTAAAAATATTAGCTCTTTTATGTAG